Below is a genomic region from Henckelia pumila isolate YLH828 chromosome 3, ASM3356847v2, whole genome shotgun sequence.
AATTTGTTGGTGGAGGAATAAATGAAAGCATTGTGTTGAAgggatttttattattatttttttaaagaacattCTTACGTTTATATGCTTTTTAAACATGAAATTGTCTTACGTCGAACGCACACCTCTCACCTGCATgcatatttttttccttttacttCTTTTTGCTGACATTTTTTTGGTCCAATTTTCTGGCCTTAGATATTTGAGGTAAATAACGATGCTAAGATGAATAGGACGAGATTTAGACCACTACCATCTGGGCGCATCACAAGGCCTCATGCAGTCGCTTGGGCAGCTTCTGTCGGTGTATCTGGCACAGCATTGCTGGCTTGCCAGGTGGATATGATCTCCCCAACTTGTTTTAGTTACTCATTCTTACTATTATAAACCTTTCATGGTAAAGGGATTGATGTAGCAATATCGGCGATAAGGTGTTTGCAGGCTAATATGCTGGCAGCTGGTCTTGCGGCATCTAATCTTTTTCTTTATGCGTTCGTGTACACTCCACTGAAGCAGATACATCCTGTGAATACTTGGGTCGGGGCTGTTGTCGGTGCAATACCACCTCTCCTTGGGTAACGTTCTTCTTTTATAGGGTTCCTTACACTGCCTTTATTATTAGCGGTATATTTTTCCATTTGCAGGAGTCATAGTTCCCTCTTTTTATATTGTATGTTATCTCTAGTGTTATTTATTAATGACCCTCTTTTTCTTCTGGATATAAATGTAAAATGATGCAAGCATTATCAAtggttttaaaatcatgactcaTCAGATCTTGATTTTATGCTTAAGAGACAAATTTTGATGCAACAGTACGAGGCATAAAAAGGCAAACGAAGACGGGTGAACTTTAGTTCAAGTTTTGCATCTTTGCTCAAGAGTTTGTTAAGCGTCAGTTTACTGATTTGTTTGCTTATTTGGGTTGCTCATATATGTTACGGTAATTTAACCATGAGGATTTTTGTATATGCATCTGGTGATGCTAAAGAGATCTATATTCCTTGCTGAGCAAATTTTTTAGGTTCTTGTATTTGTCGTCTCCCTTCAAAATGTTGAGCGCTTGTATTAAAATTGTTATTTTCAAAACTAATACCTTCGTGTTGGTTTGTCTAGCTTGGCTGCTTTCATTAACGGTTTTAGTTAGCTTTTGCTAATATAAATGTACCCCGAGTCCGTGGGCTTAGTAAAGAAGGCCACAGTTGCTGATAGATAAATGTAATGTCGCTGCATGGAGTCtgataacaattttatttttctcttaAAAGGTGGGCTGCGGCTTCTGGAGAGATTTCCTTAAATGGAATGCTGCTTCCAGCTGCTCTCTATTTTTGGCAAATACCACACTTTATGGCCCTTGCATACCTATGCCGCAAGGATTATGCAGATGGAGGGTATGTAACCAAACAATTGCGAACGTCTCATTTCATTCGTAATCGCTTATAGATTACTGGCCTTGATACTAAATGTTTGGCAATTCTGGGCGCTTGAGCTGTTGTGTTACTCTTTGGGGGTACCACATGTCATAAGATAAATTAGCTTTGTAAGAGCTTGTGTACTAGGCACCAGAcacttttatatttataattttagttgGGTATAATTGAGCGTTTCCATTTGTATTAAGAGATGCAGCTGATGATGCTTatgcaatttaaatattttgaatggTGCAGCATTTCAAACATCATGCTTTGATTGTTTTATCATATAGGTGGCCACACAGATCAATGGGGTCAACTTTTGAACTCCAAAAAAGATCATCCCAATAATTGCACCAACATATATGCCTTATAACAATTGAGCATTTGGCTTTAGTTATGATGCCAATTGTAGGTTCTGGTGTATATGACCATATCAAAAGCTATATTTGATGgtagcaaaataacttaaaattttttaattatacaACAATTACATTTGGATAATAGTACGATATCGGTGGCCATACAGGGCAGCAAGGTAATTGGTGTTTAGTTAAGCCAAATGTAACCGTTTTACAAAAGTTTATAGATTTTGAAAAATGTTATGATCAGTTTCTTATATTGAATGGTAGCCTGCTCTATCTTCATTCTCAAATAGAAATAAGATGATTACGCAATGCATTTCACCCTCGACATTGGTATCGAGAATTCAAATGAACTAAAATTTCTTTTTGTAATCATCACTGCTCCAAAAACTGTAACTTCTTTTTGTCCTCTAACCTCGTCCCTTTTATTTCTACTATTAGGTTTAGGATGTTCTCTCTTGCAGATGCTTCTGGTCGTAGGACAGCCTTGGTTGCTTTGAGGAACTGTCTTTATCTACTTCCGTTGGGTTACCTGTCTTATATTGGTGAGTATGTATGGATCAGCTTTTTCTGTTCGATCATTTAGCTGTCTTTCTCGTGGTCAACAGTCTGTAGATATTTACAGAGTTGTCTCTTTGAGCGTCTTAGAGACCTTGCATTGTTTTGAAAGAAAAGAACAAGGAGAAAAACTAGTTAATATATGATACGGATCTTTCATTCTTGAAAACATCTCTTCTCTAGACTCTAATTTGAATTTCATGCTAGTGTCTGTGATCTTCATTCTAGTCATTCTGCAGGGGGCATCACATCTGGTTGGTTTTGTGTGGAATCAACGCTGCTAGCTCTAGCTATTTCTTCTACTGCTGCGTCCTTCTATGTAAATCGGACAACAAAAAATGCCCGGAAAATGTTCCATGCCAGCCTTCTTTATCTCCCGGTCTTTATGGGCGGACTTATAGTTCACCGTCTTTCTGACAACGAGCAGCCCATGAGAAAGAATTTGGAACAGTTTACCGATCTTTCCTCTTCCACGGAGATGGGTGTGGATGTGACTGAACTAGCTATCACTCAACAAAAGAGGAAACGAGCTCTAGTTGACAAGCAAGCACGGCCACCGGTATCTTATGCGTCTATTGCTCCATTTCCTTTCTTGCCAGCTCCTTCGTACGTTAGCAGCTGATTCAAGTTTTTGCCCCTCGAAATAAGAACTGAAATAGAAAACACTCCAGTGCGAGTTCAATGTGTAATTATGAATATTGATTGGGTGGTAGTTTTTTTTCTTGTCGCAATAAGGATATTCCGCATTGCATGATGTCGATATGTAAAAATCAACCAAggaagattttgatatttaatGCTTTGATTTTCACTTGTCAGGTAATGATAGTTATGTGCTGTTTCTTTCAATAGAGTTCAAAGGGTATAATATCGATCTAATTATTTGTTAGGTTATAAAACAGATGAGGTGTTCATCTCAAAAGGCTTGTCTATTGTGTGGGGTTGTTGAGCACACGATTCTATGGTCCATTCTAGGTGATACAGAAAATTGGGTCTGTCGCTTACAAGTTGGGGCTACCGCCTCATTGCAAAATTCATCCTGTTTTTCATGTTTCAACTCTCAAGTTCTGTCCGAATCCAGAGAGTGCGCCACCCTTGCAGCTGCCCCACATGACTGGAAAATCAGCCACTACTCACGTCGTTGGCTATTTTGGATTATTGCAAAATCGATACGGCTGGTGCTTGGATTCCACAGGTATTGGTTCAATGGGATGGCTTACCATTGGAAGAAACTTTGTGGGAGAATCTTGCTACTATCTGAAACTTGTATCTTCTCTCCACCTTGAATACAAGGTGCTTTCCAACTACCGGTGTAATGATACAACTGATAATATAAGAAATGGTGAAGAAGGTAGAGGTCAACGCATACATAGTCAACCAAGGAAGCTAGTTGATTACGTAACCACTTTCAGCTAGAAGGAAAAGTTAGGCAAGAATGAGACGATTAGATACGACTTGTATAAATAGATATGAATggatgtaaagaaaatattattgACATGTGATAAAATCCTTCTTGATCTCAAATTCTTCTAATCTTCCCTCTCAACTTGTGGAGGGTAGCTTCTCGAACAAGCTCACTATCATAGTATCATTATTGATCTAATTATTCAATGATTTTTCACATCGGTTGTATAACATTAATTATATGTAAGTGTTGAGATATGGACGATTGAATCCATGGTTTGGCCGCTGCACTTTggtataacttaaaattttccAATTGCATGTTTAAATTGAAGTAACTAAATAATATTATACTAAGCATCAACCATAATCTATGAGTATCTAGTAATTATGGAAGTACAGAGATGTCTAAGTAATTATGGAGTATTGATACATGTACATAGATATAATTAAAAttgttaaattaaaattattggtttaaatatctttattctttcatatgttttaatttattattgtgTTTCATGCAAGGTAATTTAATTGATATCATTACACACAAAATGATTACTCATAATATAAAGTTGAATTTAACAATATTTTAGTATTTCCACAAGAAATTGAAATGTGGTGTCTGAAccgtttaaaattttaaaagtgataaaaaatatcgaattttcggTATATCAAAGATTTTGATACGGTATGATAACGATACCGAATTTTTCGATACAACAACGGTATCATTTGAAAATTTCGGTACATATCATAATACCGAAATACTATgtacaaatttaaaaatatattatatttttaaaaaataaatttataaaaattaaaaaaatataaggtATTTTTCGAAATAAAATGGTACCGATACCGTATCGCAATCTCGGTATACCGTAAAATTTGGCCATAATCGATAtgccgaaattttcggtacgatatctaatgtaaaaaaaaatttaaccgtAATTTTTGGTACGATATATAGTATGCGATTTTCGATACGGTATGATACAATATACCACCCCTATCGGTAATAACTTCAGCTCTATCTATATATACCTTCTGTGAGACCCCTGTCCCACATGGAAAAAatgaaaatctttaaaatgagtttaaaatgggctacagTGGACTTTTATAGCAACTtgagttaatcattttcgtaaagcgatgACGAATAGAAAGTAGTTGCTATAAGGGCCCATTGTGTAGTCGTGCATGCGCGGGCATGGCCCGAGGCATGAaagaatggtatcagagacggtcACCAGCCGGCAGACCCCGAAAAAAAAGTGCTCTACTTGTATGgaagccacctcttgaacctgtgGGTCAAAGTGTTACATGACAGGACCTCTTGAACCctatcgaactcgagccaaattcaaacatgttcgaacttttttttgagccgagctcgagtcaaaattattttgttcgatagttcgcgagccttaatatttaattaatataatataatataactatataataaatatatatatttcgaactttttcgaacatttcgagcttttcgaaccataatattcgagcaatagttcacgaatatgttcaaatatttcaagccgaactcgaacttcatttcgaactgaactcgagccaaaatatttgaaattatcgagtttcgaatcgagctcaaactcgaatatacttatatcaagccgaattcgagccttaaaattttaacatTATTCGGCTcaattcggttcgtttgcacccttATAATTAAATTTGGCCAAAAAAAGGAATTATTTAGATGATCTTGGATtattcctaaaataacatattaGTTAGTTAATTTAAATATGTGTGGCAAAGTTGGGATGTAATAATTTCTTAGAAAAAATAGTAATATAtagtatattttataaatttagttGGAGGAAAGGAGGAAGAGAATGAAATACTAGAGAAATGTAATAGAGAAAGAAGAGTTTCCAATATATGAActaaacacctctatttatagggtagAGAGATTAGTGTAAAGAAAGGAAAATCTCAATCATATCAATCAACTACAAATCATCTATATATAACACTCCCCCTTAGATGATTGATGAAGAGTCCAATGTTAcctcgttaaaaccttgtcAGTAAAATCCAGTGGAAAAAACCTGAACGAAGGAAAAAAGAGTACAACAATTGATACTCCCCCTGATTTCAATCACCGAATATCTTTTAATTGATGCATCCCTATCTTTTGCACCAATTTCTTGAATGTTGATGTCGGTAATGCATTTGTGAATAAATCAGCTACATTGTCACTTGAACGGATTTGTTAGACATCAATATCGCCTTTTTGTTGAAGTTCGTGCGTGTAGAAAAACTTTGGTGAAATGTGTTTCGTTCGATCGCCTTTGATATACCCTCCCTTTAGTTGTGCAATGCAAGCGGCATTATCTTCAAAAATAGTCGTCGGGCTATCTTTCGTTGTTGGTAGTCCGCATGATTCTTGAATATGTTGAGTTATAGATCTCAATCATATACATTTTCGACTTGCTTCATGCATTGCAGTGATCTCAGAGTGATTAGATGATGTCGCTGTCAAAGTTTGTTTTGTCAACTTCCATGAAATAGCGGTGTCCCCTCGTGTAAACACATAACCCGTTTGGGATTTGGCTTTATGTGGGTCTGAAAGATAGCCTGCATCTGCATATCCTATTAAagagaaatttgattttttcgaATAAAATAATCTCATGTCAGTTGTACTACGAAggtaacgaaatatatgttttacACCATTCCAATGTCTTCAGGTTGGAGAAGAACTATATCTTGCTAGAAGGTTAACAGAAAAAGCTATATATGGTCCTGGTACAATTTGCAAGATATGATAATGCACCAAttgcacttagatatggtacttccgGACCAATGATATTCTCTCCATCTTCAAGTGGACGAAAAAGATCTTTCTTGGTGTCAAGTGATCTAACGACCATTAGTGATGCTAATGGATGTGCTTAATCCAtgtaaaatcattttaatattttttctacGTATGAAGATTGATGAACAAATATTTCTTCTTGTAAATGTTCAATTTGCAAGCCAAGACAAAATGTTGTCtttcccaaatccttcatctcaAATTTACTTTTTAAATAATTGGCAGTTTTGGTGAGCTCTTCGGGAGTTCCTATGAGATTTAGATCATCCACATATACTGCCACGATTGCAAAACCTTCATCCATTTTTTTTCGTAAAAACGCATGGACAAATAGCATCGTTTGTGTAACCTTCTTGTAATAAATACTTACTAAGGCGATTGTACCACATGCGCCCGaattgttttaatccatataaTGACTTTTGCAGTTTTATTGAGAACATGGTCTTAGGGATTGTATCACTTGCTTCTTATGTCTTAAATCCTttagggattttcatgtatatatcgtTATCAAGTGAACcatataaatatgcagtaacCATATCCATAAGTCGCATGTCCAATTTTTCTGATACATCCAAGCTAATCAAGAATCGAAAAGTTGTGGCATCCATTACAGGTGAGTACGTTTCCTCATAGTCAATTCCAGGTCTCTGAGAGAAACCTTGGGCTACAAGTCTGACTTTATATCATATAATTTTGCCATCTTCATTTCTTTTTCGTACGAACACCCATTTGTATCCTACAAGGATTATATTTTTTAGGTGTTTGAACTACGGGCCCAAACACTCTACGTTTCTCTAAAGAATCTAATTCAGTTTGTATAGCCGCCTTCCATCTTGGCCAATCATTTCTTTGTTGGCAATCTTTAACAGATTGTGGTTTGGGATCATCATTGTCTTGCATAATATCAAGGACTACGTTTAGAGTGAAAACATCATCGATGTTTGTATTACTTCGATCCCATATTTTACGAGATATCAAATAATTTGTCGAAATCTCGATATTTTCATGTGATTGTGATTCTTCATGAATCatgttgaaacgaccctaactctataataaataaatatgcggaaaattttttttttatacttactaaataaaatatgtacatatatgcccatacatatatgcacagaataaaaatatttaaaatgaataaacaattaaatacttaaataaaaatgcattcttaaaaatataataaatatctgagtcaaacattaattaaaaatatactgcataagtaaataaaagtttgcatgcactgaaaatattaa
It encodes:
- the LOC140886746 gene encoding protoheme IX farnesyltransferase, mitochondrial, with translation MWRSFSSKLAVRNPSAQLLRRTPKSYHHGLLVRYFSTTPESTDPVNWIQSGSAVQSFGSQVTSANAFDLSSLAAASILKAKEMTDLSKHYGRCYWELSKARLSMLVVATSGTGYILGSGSSIDYLGLCCTCAGTMMVAASANSLNQIFEVNNDAKMNRTRFRPLPSGRITRPHAVAWAASVGVSGTALLACQANMLAAGLAASNLFLYAFVYTPLKQIHPVNTWVGAVVGAIPPLLGWAAASGEISLNGMLLPAALYFWQIPHFMALAYLCRKDYADGGFRMFSLADASGRRTALVALRNCLYLLPLGYLSYIGGITSGWFCVESTLLALAISSTAASFYVNRTTKNARKMFHASLLYLPVFMGGLIVHRLSDNEQPMRKNLEQFTDLSSSTEMGVDVTELAITQQKRKRALVDKQARPPVSYASIAPFPFLPAPSYVSS